In the Desulfotignum balticum DSM 7044 genome, one interval contains:
- the cbiB gene encoding adenosylcobinamide-phosphate synthase CbiB, producing the protein MIEPGGYILITAFILDFFLGDPRQLPHLVVGMGKAIHFFEPRFRQMFKNPLTAGIFFTCFLVGTAYGMAWVLTGWAMRIHPLLGAGVQTLLLFYCFSIKGLKDAAMAVATSLSIKDLKTARKKLSLIVGRDTRTLDESGVTRAAVETVAENFVDGFLAPLFWALVLGVPGAVAYKMINTLDSMVGYRNETYVLFGRASARLDDAANFIPARLSVFVIAVAAACLPNISGRRAWRTGWSEGRQHKSPNAGFPEAAFAGALKIRLGGPSIYHGTRVDKPYIGSVFNDPDISAVHTACRLMQTASITGLVGALVLIALNFTVFKGF; encoded by the coding sequence ATGATCGAACCAGGCGGGTATATTCTGATCACTGCATTTATCCTGGATTTTTTTCTGGGGGACCCCCGGCAGCTTCCCCATCTGGTGGTGGGCATGGGTAAAGCGATTCACTTTTTCGAGCCCCGTTTCCGGCAGATGTTTAAAAACCCTTTGACAGCCGGAATTTTTTTCACGTGTTTTCTGGTGGGGACTGCCTATGGCATGGCCTGGGTTTTGACCGGTTGGGCCATGAGGATTCATCCGCTGCTGGGTGCGGGTGTTCAGACGCTCCTGCTGTTTTACTGTTTTTCCATTAAAGGGCTCAAAGATGCCGCCATGGCTGTGGCGACATCTTTGTCCATCAAAGATCTGAAAACCGCCCGGAAAAAATTGAGCCTGATTGTGGGCAGAGACACCCGGACCCTGGATGAATCAGGGGTTACCCGGGCTGCGGTGGAGACGGTGGCGGAAAATTTTGTGGATGGATTTCTGGCCCCGCTCTTCTGGGCACTGGTACTGGGAGTGCCCGGCGCAGTGGCTTATAAAATGATCAATACCCTGGATTCCATGGTAGGGTATCGAAATGAGACCTATGTGTTGTTCGGCCGGGCATCAGCCCGCCTGGATGATGCGGCCAATTTTATTCCGGCACGGTTGTCGGTTTTTGTGATCGCGGTTGCGGCGGCATGTCTGCCCAACATCTCCGGAAGAAGGGCATGGCGTACCGGATGGTCCGAAGGCCGGCAGCATAAAAGTCCCAATGCGGGATTTCCGGAGGCTGCATTTGCCGGTGCCCTGAAAATTCGTCTGGGAGGACCGAGCATCTACCATGGCACGCGGGTGGACAAACCATATATCGGCAGCGTGTTTAATGACCCGGATATTTCAGCGGTTCATACCGCCTGCCGGCTGATGCAGACAGCATCCATCACCGGACTGGTAGGGGCCCTGGTTCTGATCGCCTTGAATTTCACTGTCTTCAAGGGTTTTTAG
- a CDS encoding outer membrane protein assembly factor BamD, which produces MRTIICLICLAFLVSGCALFDSSRRMEKTADQLAADGASAFMNEKYRAAITEYTDLKDWYPFSRYAILAELKIADAHFQLKEYDQAIAAYDQFERMHPRNEAVPYVINQIGLCWFNQMDTVDRDITPAKNAMAQFKRLMEQFPDSEYAQEAPERIQAGIDKIAGHELYVAKFYMKTGQYHAGLKRLEYIVEFYPGTEQSETALNLIPECAALAEDTEKE; this is translated from the coding sequence ATGAGAACCATAATCTGTCTGATATGTCTGGCTTTTCTGGTGTCTGGATGCGCTTTGTTCGACAGTTCCCGGCGAATGGAAAAAACCGCGGATCAACTGGCGGCCGACGGCGCTTCTGCATTCATGAACGAAAAGTACAGAGCAGCGATTACCGAATATACGGATCTGAAAGACTGGTATCCGTTTTCCCGATATGCCATTCTGGCGGAGTTGAAAATTGCCGATGCCCATTTTCAACTCAAAGAATATGATCAGGCCATCGCTGCCTATGATCAATTCGAAAGAATGCACCCCAGAAATGAAGCCGTTCCTTATGTCATCAATCAAATCGGCCTGTGCTGGTTCAATCAGATGGATACGGTGGACAGGGACATTACTCCGGCAAAGAATGCCATGGCTCAGTTCAAACGGCTCATGGAGCAGTTTCCGGACAGTGAATACGCTCAGGAAGCACCGGAACGTATCCAGGCCGGCATCGACAAGATTGCCGGTCATGAACTGTACGTGGCAAAATTCTACATGAAAACCGGACAGTATCACGCAGGATTGAAACGGCTTGAATACATTGTGGAATTCTATCCCGGGACGGAGCAGAGTGAAACCGCATTGAACCTGATTCCGGAATGTGCGGCCCTGGCAGAAGATACAGAAAAAGAGTAA
- a CDS encoding PhoH family protein, protein MKKIFILDTNVILHDSGCVHQFKDNDICIPITVIEELDKFKKGNNIINCNARDFLRTLDALSSEKMFEKGVPVANGKGSISICLDMALDEVIKNNFTEITSDIKILNIAYMVAKKHQFKNVIFVTKDVNLRLRARSIGLKTENYNSKFVENLSDMYTGLQVLEHVSPQVFDALYKKPFEVPMSVLEMDTTFYTNENLILKNGSNSALAVYDGPRQFVRLIQPTVCYGIKPRNAEQTFALHAMLNPDIPLVTVSGKAGTGKTLLALAAALEKKQQYRQIFVARPVVPLSNKDLGFLPGDVASKLDPYMQPLYDNLTVIQNHFNEQNTQAKQIRELLEEEKIVITPISYIRGRSIVRVFFIVDEAQNLTPHEVKTIITRAGEGTKIVFTGDIFQIDHPYLDSQTNGLAYIIEKMKGQPLYAHVNLEKGERSELAELAAKIL, encoded by the coding sequence ATGAAAAAAATTTTTATTCTGGACACCAATGTGATTCTTCATGACAGCGGGTGTGTTCACCAGTTCAAGGACAATGATATCTGTATCCCCATCACGGTGATAGAAGAGCTGGATAAATTCAAAAAAGGCAACAACATCATTAATTGCAATGCCAGAGACTTTTTGAGAACGCTGGATGCATTGTCCAGTGAAAAAATGTTTGAAAAGGGTGTGCCTGTTGCCAATGGGAAAGGCTCGATTTCCATTTGTCTGGATATGGCCCTGGATGAGGTCATAAAAAATAATTTCACGGAAATCACATCTGATATCAAGATCTTGAACATCGCTTATATGGTGGCCAAAAAACACCAATTTAAGAATGTCATTTTTGTTACCAAGGATGTGAACTTACGCCTTCGGGCCAGATCCATTGGATTGAAAACAGAAAATTATAATTCGAAATTTGTTGAAAACCTGTCAGACATGTACACGGGTCTTCAGGTCTTGGAACATGTTTCCCCACAGGTTTTCGATGCATTGTACAAAAAACCGTTTGAAGTGCCCATGTCCGTTCTGGAAATGGATACCACATTTTATACCAATGAAAATCTTATTTTAAAAAATGGATCCAACTCGGCACTGGCCGTTTACGATGGGCCGCGTCAGTTTGTTCGATTGATTCAGCCAACGGTATGTTACGGCATCAAACCCAGAAACGCCGAGCAGACATTTGCGCTTCATGCCATGCTCAACCCTGATATTCCGCTGGTGACCGTGTCAGGTAAAGCAGGGACGGGTAAAACCCTTTTGGCCCTGGCAGCAGCGCTGGAAAAAAAACAACAGTACCGGCAGATTTTTGTTGCCAGACCGGTCGTGCCTTTGAGTAACAAGGATTTGGGATTTCTTCCCGGAGATGTGGCTTCCAAACTGGATCCGTATATGCAGCCGTTGTACGACAACCTGACTGTGATCCAGAACCATTTCAACGAACAGAATACACAGGCCAAACAGATCCGGGAACTTCTTGAGGAGGAAAAAATCGTGATCACCCCCATTTCCTACATCCGGGGGCGATCCATTGTGCGGGTATTTTTTATTGTGGATGAGGCGCAGAACCTGACACCTCATGAGGTGAAAACCATTATCACCCGGGCCGGAGAAGGTACTAAAATTGTTTTTACCGGGGATATCTTCCAGATTGATCATCCCTATCTGGACAGTCAGACCAACGGCTTGGCCTATATCATCGAAAAGATGAAAGGTCAGCCGCTGTATGCCCATGTCAATCTGGAAAAAGGGGAACGATCCGAGCTGGCGGAGCTGGCGGCCAAAATTTTATAA
- the cbiR gene encoding cobamide remodeling phosphodiesterase CbiR: MKKRFRLGTTSFIFPDHILPNVRKIGRFFDEIELLIFESMPDTVLPTDTEIAELAQLSGQMDVTYNIHLPTDVSLTHASARARQHAAETLARVIDLCRPLKPCTHTLHLEMAGHETPEDVTAWQQTAWDGLARLIRYLPDPGMVSVETLDYPPDYLLPLLAAHDLQVCLDVGHHFRYGYDLQHSVDMFKNRIAVMHLHGVMASGQKIRDHVGLDRLPLDQLCQVMDVLKTYEGTVSLEVFNRRDLNRSLAVLSDVFEQIPAPVPG; this comes from the coding sequence ATGAAAAAACGGTTTCGGCTGGGTACCACCTCTTTTATTTTTCCGGATCATATTCTTCCCAATGTCCGGAAGATCGGCCGGTTTTTCGATGAGATCGAACTGCTGATATTTGAAAGCATGCCGGATACCGTGCTGCCCACAGACACGGAAATTGCGGAACTGGCACAATTGTCCGGGCAAATGGATGTCACATACAATATCCATTTGCCCACGGATGTGAGTCTGACCCATGCATCAGCCCGGGCCCGGCAGCATGCTGCCGAGACCCTTGCCCGGGTAATCGATCTGTGCCGGCCCCTGAAACCTTGTACACACACCTTGCATCTGGAAATGGCGGGTCATGAAACACCCGAAGATGTGACTGCCTGGCAGCAGACGGCCTGGGACGGCCTGGCCCGGCTGATAAGGTATCTGCCGGATCCCGGGATGGTTTCCGTGGAAACGCTGGATTATCCGCCGGATTATCTGCTGCCGTTGCTGGCGGCCCATGATCTGCAGGTGTGTCTGGATGTGGGGCATCATTTCCGGTACGGGTATGACCTGCAACACAGTGTGGATATGTTCAAAAACCGCATTGCCGTGATGCACCTGCACGGGGTGATGGCATCCGGACAGAAAATCCGTGACCATGTCGGGCTGGATCGACTGCCTTTGGATCAGCTGTGCCAGGTCATGGATGTGTTGAAAACATATGAGGGCACCGTCAGCCTGGAAGTATTCAATCGAAGGGATCTGAACCGGTCTCTGGCGGTTCTGTCAGACGTGTTTGAACAGATCCCGGCCCCGGTGCCGGGTTGA
- the rpmB gene encoding 50S ribosomal protein L28, with the protein MSKECAICGKKPMVGNNVSHAHNLNKRRFNPNLQRVRALIKPGCVKKIDVCTRCIKAGKVTKAA; encoded by the coding sequence ATGTCAAAAGAATGTGCTATTTGCGGCAAAAAACCGATGGTTGGCAATAATGTCAGTCATGCCCACAACTTAAATAAACGGCGTTTCAATCCCAACCTGCAGCGGGTTCGTGCACTTATCAAACCCGGGTGTGTCAAAAAAATCGATGTGTGCACCCGTTGCATCAAAGCCGGAAAAGTGACAAAGGCTGCCTGA
- a CDS encoding RelA/SpoT family protein, whose amino-acid sequence MIRITDILDTISEYNPDADLDIIDRAYVYSARVHEGQVRLSGEPYLSHPLEVAQILADMRLDVESIAAALLHDVIEDTPATKEDIQDLFGPGVAHIVEGVTKLSALPFSNKAAQQAESLRKMILAMADDIRVVLIKLADRLHNMRTLKYHKKPEKQAAIAQETLDIYAPIAARLGIFWVKNELEEIAFFYTLPDEYEHIDAMVNRAKDEKEDYIKEVSTSLHYKMEEMELPCDIKGRYKQHYSIYQKMISQNLDFDEVYDIIAFRIILDTVPQCYAAMGAIHSMWKPIYYKIKDYIGNPKPNMYQSIHTTVIGPKGERVEIQIRTREMDRIAESGIAAHWSYKEGTHIDENTGEMFAWIRNLVENQENFNDPDEFLENVRIDLYPDEIYVITPAGEIKTLPRGATPVDFAYLIHTEVGAECTGAKVNGKIVPLAHELKTGDTVEIITTKGHTPSPDWLTFVKTVKARTKIRGLINAREKERSYSLGREMCEKLFRKKNQNFNALIKSGHIGEVADTFGFKSVDDLIAHVGFGKLTPMQVLNKALPNLEKEGKEEEEAILPKSAGNRSKKSDTGIIVKGLNDVLVKFSKCCNPLPGDPITGYITQGQGVTIHRKNCINVLKMSPERLIDVQWSGEYHDSYPASIRIKTDDRFGLLADIALVITKNNANILNAKTDTSDTGVAMFYFTIMVESSSQLRKIMSALRRVKKVTEVKRVVRHE is encoded by the coding sequence ATGATTCGGATCACGGACATACTGGATACCATTTCAGAGTATAATCCGGATGCGGATCTGGATATCATTGACCGGGCCTATGTATATTCAGCCCGGGTCCATGAAGGGCAGGTGAGGCTGTCTGGTGAACCTTATCTGTCTCATCCGCTGGAAGTGGCTCAGATTCTGGCGGATATGCGGCTGGATGTGGAAAGTATTGCTGCAGCCCTGCTGCATGATGTGATTGAAGATACACCTGCCACCAAGGAAGATATTCAGGACCTGTTCGGTCCGGGGGTGGCCCATATTGTGGAAGGGGTGACCAAATTATCAGCCCTGCCGTTTTCCAATAAAGCGGCCCAGCAGGCGGAATCGTTGAGAAAAATGATTCTGGCCATGGCCGATGACATCCGGGTGGTGCTTATCAAGCTGGCGGACCGGCTGCATAACATGCGGACCCTGAAATATCACAAAAAACCGGAAAAACAGGCGGCCATTGCCCAGGAAACGCTGGATATCTATGCGCCCATTGCGGCCCGGTTAGGGATATTCTGGGTGAAAAACGAACTGGAAGAGATCGCTTTTTTCTACACCCTGCCCGACGAGTATGAACATATCGATGCCATGGTGAACCGGGCCAAGGATGAAAAAGAAGACTATATCAAAGAGGTGTCCACCAGCCTTCATTATAAAATGGAAGAGATGGAACTGCCCTGTGACATCAAGGGCCGGTACAAGCAGCATTACAGTATCTACCAGAAAATGATTTCCCAGAATCTGGATTTTGATGAGGTGTATGATATCATCGCCTTTCGCATTATTCTGGACACCGTGCCCCAGTGTTATGCCGCCATGGGTGCCATCCATTCCATGTGGAAGCCCATTTACTACAAGATCAAGGATTATATCGGCAATCCCAAACCCAATATGTATCAGTCCATCCATACCACGGTCATCGGCCCCAAAGGGGAGCGGGTGGAAATTCAGATCCGGACCCGGGAGATGGACCGGATTGCTGAATCCGGTATCGCGGCCCACTGGAGTTACAAAGAAGGGACTCATATCGATGAGAACACCGGGGAGATGTTTGCCTGGATTCGGAATCTGGTGGAAAATCAGGAAAATTTCAATGATCCGGATGAATTTCTGGAAAATGTACGCATTGATCTGTATCCGGATGAAATCTATGTGATCACCCCGGCCGGAGAAATCAAGACCCTGCCAAGGGGGGCAACGCCGGTGGATTTTGCGTATCTGATTCATACGGAAGTGGGTGCGGAATGTACCGGTGCCAAAGTGAACGGAAAAATTGTTCCTTTGGCCCATGAACTCAAGACCGGAGATACCGTTGAAATCATCACCACCAAAGGGCATACCCCCAGTCCGGACTGGCTTACCTTTGTCAAAACAGTCAAAGCCAGAACCAAGATTCGCGGCCTGATCAATGCCCGAGAAAAAGAGCGCTCCTATTCTCTGGGAAGAGAGATGTGTGAAAAACTGTTCCGGAAGAAAAATCAGAACTTCAATGCCTTGATCAAATCCGGACATATCGGAGAGGTTGCGGACACATTCGGATTCAAATCCGTGGATGATCTCATTGCCCATGTGGGATTTGGTAAACTGACGCCCATGCAGGTCCTGAACAAGGCCCTTCCTAATCTGGAAAAAGAAGGCAAAGAAGAAGAAGAGGCGATTCTGCCTAAAAGTGCCGGCAACCGGTCAAAAAAATCAGATACCGGCATTATTGTCAAAGGACTCAACGATGTTCTGGTCAAATTTTCCAAATGCTGCAATCCGCTTCCCGGAGATCCCATCACCGGGTATATCACCCAGGGTCAGGGCGTGACCATTCACCGGAAAAACTGCATCAATGTTTTGAAAATGAGTCCAGAGCGGCTGATCGATGTGCAATGGAGCGGTGAGTATCATGATTCCTATCCCGCCAGTATCCGGATCAAAACCGATGACCGGTTCGGTCTGCTGGCAGACATCGCTCTGGTGATAACCAAAAATAACGCCAATATTCTCAACGCCAAAACCGATACATCCGATACCGGGGTGGCCATGTTTTATTTTACCATTATGGTGGAAAGTTCAAGCCAGCTGCGTAAAATCATGTCCGCTCTCAGACGCGTGAAAAAAGTAACGGAAGTCAAACGGGTGGTTCGACATGAATAA
- the proS gene encoding proline--tRNA ligase, producing MGAKNKTAITPTREEDYAQWYQEIIKASDMAENSPVRGCMVMKPWGYAIWENIMNQMDAEFKKTGVKNAYFPLFIPLSYLEKEAEHVEGFAKECAVVTHHKLEKGPDGKLVPAGELAEPLIVRPTSETIIGESMSRWTSSYRDLPILLNQWANVVRWEMRTRMFLRTSEFLWQEGHTAHATREEAVKRTLQMLDLYANFVQDRLAMPVIKGRKSESERFPGADDTTCIEAMMQDRRALQAGTSHFLGQNFAKGSDIRFQNEDGQEQFAWTTSWGTSTRMIGGMIMVHSDDDGLVVPPRIAPAHVVILPIVKKDQDNSQVLESATALKAALNEKMYHGRAVEVEIDDRDIGGARGWDWVKKGIPVRVELGPRDVAADTVFVARRDREAGQKESVDRETFINTITDTLDQIQQVLFDRALAFQKENTFHVDTWQAFEEIYKDAKGAHNGAFVYAHWCGSRDCEERIKKELSVTIRCIPFDSSKEAGKCICCDKPSEQRVLFAKAY from the coding sequence ATGGGAGCAAAAAATAAAACAGCCATTACCCCGACCCGGGAAGAAGATTATGCCCAGTGGTATCAGGAAATCATCAAGGCATCGGACATGGCGGAAAATTCCCCGGTCAGAGGGTGTATGGTCATGAAACCCTGGGGGTATGCCATCTGGGAGAACATCATGAATCAGATGGATGCCGAGTTCAAGAAAACCGGGGTTAAAAATGCCTATTTTCCCCTTTTCATCCCGTTGTCATATCTGGAAAAAGAGGCCGAGCATGTGGAAGGGTTTGCCAAGGAATGTGCCGTGGTCACCCATCATAAACTGGAAAAAGGACCGGACGGAAAACTGGTGCCGGCGGGTGAACTGGCGGAGCCGTTGATTGTCCGGCCCACCTCTGAAACCATTATCGGTGAATCCATGTCCCGGTGGACTTCCTCGTACCGGGATCTGCCCATTCTGCTCAACCAGTGGGCCAATGTGGTGAGATGGGAGATGCGCACCCGCATGTTTCTGCGCACCAGCGAGTTTCTGTGGCAGGAAGGACATACGGCCCACGCCACCAGAGAGGAAGCCGTAAAAAGAACATTGCAGATGCTGGATTTGTATGCAAACTTTGTTCAGGACCGGCTGGCCATGCCCGTGATCAAGGGTCGAAAATCTGAATCGGAACGGTTTCCCGGTGCGGATGACACCACGTGTATTGAAGCCATGATGCAGGACAGGAGAGCCCTTCAGGCCGGAACCTCCCATTTTCTGGGACAGAATTTCGCCAAAGGATCAGATATCCGGTTTCAGAATGAAGACGGCCAGGAACAGTTTGCCTGGACCACGTCCTGGGGGACTTCCACCCGGATGATCGGCGGTATGATCATGGTTCATTCCGATGATGACGGCCTGGTGGTGCCGCCCCGGATCGCCCCGGCCCATGTGGTAATTCTGCCGATTGTGAAAAAAGATCAGGACAATTCACAAGTACTGGAAAGTGCCACTGCATTGAAAGCGGCCCTGAATGAAAAAATGTATCATGGCAGGGCCGTGGAAGTGGAGATTGACGACCGGGATATCGGTGGGGCCCGGGGATGGGACTGGGTGAAAAAAGGGATCCCCGTCCGGGTGGAACTGGGACCCAGGGACGTTGCCGCCGATACCGTGTTTGTGGCCAGAAGAGACAGGGAGGCCGGCCAGAAGGAAAGTGTGGACAGAGAAACGTTCATCAATACCATCACCGACACGCTGGACCAGATTCAGCAGGTATTGTTTGACCGGGCCCTGGCATTCCAGAAAGAAAACACATTTCACGTCGATACCTGGCAGGCGTTTGAAGAGATTTACAAGGATGCAAAAGGGGCTCATAACGGCGCATTTGTCTATGCCCACTGGTGTGGTTCCAGGGATTGTGAAGAACGCATCAAAAAAGAATTGTCCGTCACCATCCGGTGTATCCCGTTTGATTCTTCCAAAGAAGCCGGCAAATGCATCTGTTGTGACAAGCCAAGTGAACAGCGGGTATTGTTTGCCAAAGCCTATTGA
- the ispG gene encoding flavodoxin-dependent (E)-4-hydroxy-3-methylbut-2-enyl-diphosphate synthase: MGSLVMPRRKTRQIRVGPVMVGSDAPISVQSMTNTQTRDTAATIQQIHALTSAGCEIVRVAVPEMVDALAIREIKDRITIPVIADIHFDFRLALAAAESGANGLRINPGNIGARHKVKQVADCARSHGIPIRIGVNAGSLEKEIAQRLGTTAAAMKESGLANIRILEDLGFDDIKVSLKASDVARTVEAYQLLAAETDVPFHVGVTEAGGLYAGITKSAIGIGLLLSKGLGDTIRVSLTRDPVEEIRTGYEILRALGLRQRGPEIISCPTCGRCRINLFKIAEDVEKALLERDTQIKVAIMGCVVNGPGEAKEADIGIAGADGTGILFKKGKVFKKVAQDRLVDQLLYEIDKMTKNSEDVNGSKK, encoded by the coding sequence ATGGGTTCTCTGGTGATGCCACGAAGAAAAACCCGCCAGATCCGGGTGGGGCCGGTGATGGTGGGATCTGATGCCCCGATTTCAGTCCAGTCCATGACCAATACACAGACCCGGGATACGGCAGCCACCATTCAGCAGATCCATGCCCTGACTTCAGCCGGGTGTGAAATCGTCCGGGTGGCGGTGCCGGAAATGGTTGATGCGCTGGCCATCCGGGAGATCAAGGACCGGATCACCATCCCGGTGATCGCGGATATTCATTTTGATTTCAGGCTGGCTCTGGCAGCGGCCGAGTCCGGTGCAAACGGGCTGCGCATCAATCCGGGAAATATCGGGGCACGGCATAAAGTCAAACAGGTGGCGGACTGTGCCAGATCCCACGGCATCCCCATCCGCATCGGCGTGAATGCCGGGTCCCTGGAAAAAGAGATCGCACAGCGGCTGGGAACCACTGCCGCCGCTATGAAGGAAAGCGGGCTGGCCAATATCCGGATACTGGAGGATCTGGGATTTGATGATATCAAGGTGTCTTTGAAAGCCTCGGATGTGGCCCGGACCGTGGAAGCCTACCAGCTGCTGGCCGCTGAAACCGATGTCCCGTTTCATGTGGGGGTGACCGAGGCCGGCGGATTGTATGCCGGGATCACCAAATCCGCCATCGGTATCGGTTTGCTGCTGTCTAAGGGGTTAGGAGACACCATCCGGGTGTCTTTGACCCGGGATCCGGTGGAGGAGATCCGTACCGGGTATGAAATTCTGCGGGCACTGGGGTTACGTCAACGGGGCCCGGAGATCATATCGTGTCCCACCTGCGGCCGGTGCCGGATCAATCTGTTTAAAATTGCCGAAGATGTAGAAAAAGCTTTACTTGAACGGGATACTCAGATTAAAGTTGCTATTATGGGATGTGTTGTGAACGGGCCGGGAGAAGCAAAGGAAGCGGATATCGGTATCGCCGGAGCCGATGGTACCGGCATTTTGTTCAAAAAGGGAAAAGTATTTAAAAAAGTGGCCCAGGATCGGCTCGTGGACCAGTTATTGTATGAAATCGATAAAATGACGAAAAATTCGGAGGATGTGAATGGGAGCAAAAAATAA
- a CDS encoding threonine-phosphate decarboxylase → MIIGHGGNKTALAKQLGCHVDEIIDMSANLNPLGPPERIKTVIQNNISAIGHLPEPDAWSMVQGFSRYHDIDPETVIAGNGTTWFIYTLPLALQAQNVLILGPTYSDYADACRMHHIEPKFWIADFENGFVPDLEAVSKMAAHADLVFICNPNNPTGVLLDPAFVTTLLQRHPRVCFVVDESYLPFVDHSEDVSLIQAGPFPNLLVLSSMSKIFAIPGLRTGFLSGAPDWIEKVRDFSQPWHVNALAQVVIQDIFDHPEQIAPFYKTTRAFIAREKQWFLQKQENFSGLVPVPGHTGFILARLENHTALPVCERVGQDRILIRDCGNFHGLNQRFVRFSLKDRATNMKLVDSLAKALTQ, encoded by the coding sequence ATGATTATCGGTCACGGCGGCAACAAAACAGCACTGGCAAAGCAGCTGGGGTGTCATGTGGATGAAATCATCGACATGAGTGCCAACCTCAACCCTTTGGGTCCCCCGGAACGAATTAAAACCGTCATACAAAACAATATTTCCGCCATCGGACACCTGCCGGAACCCGACGCCTGGTCCATGGTTCAGGGGTTTTCCCGATACCATGATATTGATCCGGAAACCGTGATTGCGGGCAATGGGACCACCTGGTTCATATACACCCTGCCCCTGGCATTGCAGGCTCAAAATGTGCTGATTCTGGGACCGACCTATTCAGATTACGCGGATGCCTGCCGGATGCACCACATTGAACCTAAGTTCTGGATCGCTGACTTTGAAAATGGATTTGTGCCGGATCTGGAAGCGGTATCAAAGATGGCGGCCCATGCGGATCTGGTGTTTATCTGCAACCCCAACAATCCCACCGGCGTGCTGCTGGACCCGGCATTTGTCACCACGTTGCTGCAGCGACATCCCCGGGTGTGTTTTGTGGTGGATGAATCCTATCTGCCGTTTGTGGATCATAGTGAAGATGTGTCCCTGATTCAGGCCGGGCCGTTTCCCAATCTGCTGGTGCTTTCCTCCATGTCTAAGATATTTGCCATTCCCGGGCTGCGTACCGGGTTTCTCAGCGGGGCCCCTGACTGGATTGAAAAAGTGAGAGACTTTAGCCAGCCCTGGCATGTCAATGCCCTGGCCCAGGTGGTGATCCAGGATATTTTTGACCATCCTGAACAGATTGCCCCGTTTTATAAAACCACCCGGGCCTTTATCGCCCGGGAAAAACAATGGTTTTTGCAAAAACAGGAAAATTTTTCCGGCCTGGTGCCGGTGCCCGGCCATACCGGATTTATTCTGGCCCGGCTGGAGAATCACACGGCGTTACCGGTGTGTGAACGGGTGGGACAGGACCGGATTTTAATCCGGGACTGCGGAAATTTTCACGGGCTGAATCAACGCTTTGTGCGATTCTCCCTGAAAGACCGGGCAACCAATATGAAACTGGTTGACAGCCTGGCTAAGGCCTTGACTCAATGA
- a CDS encoding adenosylcobinamide-GDP ribazoletransferase — MTSSFRLTQFFTDLRAGLLFLTILPAGRDAAYSPMGMIRFFPIIGLILGSLVVLTDVIASRLWPMPVVALMDLLCLLILTGAFHMDGLGDTADGIFSHRPKERVLEIMKDSRIGMMGLVTVVGVLAVKLAGIYALKLNAGPGDMLLVLLLVPAYARAGMIFGIRFLPYGRKNAGTGLDLFAAPLGAKNFIYCLIPLCLSVFLGYTGLVLNLVFVITCPGILWFYKKKMNGITGDMLGAMTEFMEAILFLACGAAFV, encoded by the coding sequence ATGACATCTTCTTTCAGATTAACCCAGTTTTTTACCGATCTGCGGGCCGGGCTGCTGTTTCTGACAATTCTGCCGGCCGGCCGGGATGCCGCATATTCTCCCATGGGCATGATCCGGTTTTTTCCGATAATCGGGTTGATTTTAGGCAGTCTGGTGGTGCTGACGGATGTGATTGCCTCCCGGCTGTGGCCGATGCCGGTTGTGGCATTGATGGATCTGCTCTGTCTTCTGATTCTTACCGGCGCTTTTCATATGGACGGGTTGGGCGACACGGCGGACGGTATTTTCAGCCACCGGCCCAAAGAACGGGTCCTGGAAATCATGAAAGACAGCCGCATCGGAATGATGGGCCTGGTCACGGTTGTCGGGGTACTGGCCGTGAAACTGGCAGGTATTTATGCATTAAAACTCAATGCAGGGCCGGGTGATATGTTGCTGGTCCTGCTGCTGGTGCCGGCTTATGCCCGGGCCGGCATGATCTTCGGCATCCGGTTTCTTCCCTATGGCCGAAAAAATGCCGGTACCGGCCTGGACCTGTTTGCTGCACCCCTGGGCGCGAAAAATTTCATTTATTGTCTTATTCCCTTGTGTTTGTCTGTGTTTTTAGGATATACGGGCCTGGTTTTAAATTTGGTGTTTGTCATTACCTGTCCGGGTATTTTATGGTTTTACAAAAAAAAAATGAACGGCATCACAGGGGATATGCTCGGGGCCATGACCGAATTTATGGAAGCGATATTGTTTCTCGCCTGCGGAGCTGCTTTTGTGTGA